The following are from one region of the Cellulomonas sp. WB94 genome:
- a CDS encoding thioredoxin family protein — translation MEITLLYFDGCPNWEIADQRLAQIASERPSVTVTRHRVETTEEAERTGFHGSPSILVNGVDAFAGPVAGVGLACRLYATPEGLAGAPTLEQLREAVPDAGHIGYGIAAGAAPGATEPS, via the coding sequence ATGGAGATCACTTTGCTGTATTTCGATGGCTGCCCCAACTGGGAGATCGCCGACCAGCGGCTCGCTCAGATCGCCTCGGAACGTCCCAGCGTCACCGTGACCCGGCATCGGGTGGAGACCACGGAGGAAGCCGAACGGACCGGATTTCATGGGTCGCCGAGCATCCTGGTCAACGGAGTCGACGCGTTCGCGGGTCCCGTTGCCGGGGTCGGCCTCGCGTGCCGCCTCTACGCCACGCCGGAGGGCCTGGCGGGTGCACCGACGCTCGAACAGCTCCGTGAGGCGGTGCCTGACGCCGGGCACATCGGCTACGGCATCGCGGCCGGCGCGGCCCCGGGCGCGACCGAACCCTCCTGA
- a CDS encoding DeoR/GlpR family DNA-binding transcription regulator: MFATERYQQILGRARADGRVDVSALAHELEVTPETVRRDLSTLERHGLVHRVHGGAIPVERLGFEPGLADREGLLSVEKELIAKAALDELPDGGSIILDAGTTTVRLAEMLPTDRELTVVTHALPVAIVLATRPGIALHLVGGSVRGRTLAAVGSWALRDLADIQADVVFLGTNGLTVEHGLTTPDLAEAAVKRALVAAARRVVVLADHTKMGRADFACVAPLSDVDTVITDTGVAPELVEEIETAGPRVVRA; this comes from the coding sequence GTGTTCGCAACCGAGCGGTACCAGCAGATCCTGGGACGCGCCCGCGCCGACGGTCGGGTCGATGTCAGCGCCCTAGCCCACGAGCTCGAGGTCACACCGGAGACCGTCCGGCGCGACCTCTCGACGCTGGAGCGTCATGGCCTCGTGCACCGCGTCCACGGCGGTGCCATCCCCGTCGAGCGCCTCGGCTTCGAGCCCGGCCTCGCCGATCGCGAGGGTCTGCTCTCGGTCGAGAAGGAGCTCATCGCCAAGGCCGCGCTCGACGAGCTGCCGGACGGCGGCTCGATCATCCTCGACGCGGGCACAACGACGGTCCGGCTCGCGGAGATGCTGCCGACCGACCGCGAGCTGACGGTCGTCACTCACGCGCTGCCTGTCGCGATCGTCCTGGCGACCAGGCCGGGCATCGCGCTGCACCTTGTCGGCGGCTCCGTGCGCGGGCGGACGCTCGCCGCAGTCGGCTCCTGGGCGCTGCGCGACCTCGCGGACATCCAGGCGGACGTCGTCTTTCTCGGCACGAACGGTCTGACGGTCGAGCACGGACTGACGACGCCGGACCTCGCGGAGGCCGCGGTCAAACGCGCGCTCGTCGCCGCAGCCCGGCGCGTCGTCGTCCTCGCCGACCACACGAAGATGGGCCGAGCCGACTTCGCGTGCGTCGCGCCCCTCTCGGACGTCGACACCGTGATCACCGACACCGGGGTGGCTCCTGAGCTCGTCGAGGAGATCGAGACGGCGGGGCCGCGGGTGGTGCGCGCATGA
- a CDS encoding heavy metal-responsive transcriptional regulator translates to MLIGALAQTVGLPSQTIRFYERRGLLHPPIRGGNGYRCYDDAAITRLDLIRAAQAAGLTLAQIRGIVDLRDHGEAPCTHVAELIDSKLVDVRRRLSELTALEAELEQLRERGRRLDPADCTNTDVCHILARHG, encoded by the coding sequence ATGCTGATCGGAGCGCTCGCACAGACCGTCGGTCTGCCTAGCCAGACCATCCGCTTCTACGAGCGACGAGGCCTCCTTCATCCGCCTATACGTGGCGGCAACGGATACCGCTGCTACGACGACGCCGCCATCACGCGGCTGGACCTCATCCGCGCCGCCCAGGCCGCCGGACTCACCCTCGCCCAGATCCGCGGCATCGTCGATCTCCGAGACCACGGCGAGGCCCCATGCACCCACGTGGCTGAGCTCATCGACAGCAAGCTCGTCGACGTCCGACGGCGCCTCAGCGAGCTCACAGCCTTGGAGGCAGAGCTCGAACAGCTCCGCGAACGCGGCCGACGACTCGATCCGGCCGACTGCACCAACACCGACGTCTGCCACATCCTCGCCCGCCACGGCTAG
- a CDS encoding IS630 family transposase, with product MAHAPAPALVLREGDEDELRRWVRSSAVRAGLAQRARIVLLASEGMANTEIAERVGVARQSVLSWRSRYAQSGLAGLGDRERSGRPREVDARKVITATLTPPAKSTGLTHWSSRELAKKLKIGNATVARIWREHGIQPWRSEGFRFCTDPELEAKVIDVVGLYLDPPQNAVVLCVDEKSQIQALDRTAPVLPMAPHLIERRSPDYVRNGTTTLFAALNTATGKITARCQPRHRHQEFLVFCRQVARAYPGVELHLVMDNYATHKHPAVKDWLADNPRIHAHFTPTHASWMNMVEIFFGIAERQAIRRGTFRSVRELTTTIRRFIDHYNTDCEPFTWTKPADQILKKAKRPTTSETGH from the coding sequence ATGGCACATGCTCCGGCTCCTGCGCTGGTCCTTCGTGAGGGCGACGAGGACGAGCTGAGACGCTGGGTGCGGTCCTCGGCGGTGCGGGCCGGGCTCGCGCAGCGGGCACGGATCGTGCTGCTCGCGTCCGAGGGGATGGCGAACACCGAGATCGCCGAGCGGGTCGGCGTGGCGCGCCAGAGCGTGCTGTCCTGGCGGTCGCGGTACGCCCAGTCCGGGTTGGCCGGCCTGGGTGATCGGGAACGTTCGGGTCGTCCGCGGGAGGTGGACGCGCGCAAGGTCATCACTGCGACGTTGACGCCGCCGGCGAAGTCGACCGGGCTGACACATTGGTCGTCGCGCGAGCTGGCGAAGAAGCTGAAGATCGGCAACGCCACGGTCGCGCGGATCTGGCGTGAGCATGGCATCCAGCCGTGGCGGTCGGAGGGGTTCCGGTTCTGCACCGACCCCGAGCTCGAGGCCAAGGTCATCGACGTCGTGGGCCTGTACTTGGACCCGCCGCAGAATGCCGTCGTGCTCTGCGTCGATGAGAAGTCGCAGATCCAGGCTCTGGACCGCACTGCTCCGGTGCTGCCGATGGCCCCGCACCTGATCGAGCGCCGCTCACCGGACTACGTCCGCAACGGGACCACGACGCTGTTCGCGGCGCTGAACACCGCGACCGGAAAGATCACCGCCCGCTGTCAGCCACGCCACCGCCACCAGGAGTTCCTGGTGTTCTGCCGCCAGGTCGCCCGCGCCTACCCGGGCGTCGAGCTGCACCTGGTGATGGACAACTACGCCACCCACAAGCACCCCGCCGTCAAGGACTGGCTCGCCGACAACCCGCGGATCCACGCCCACTTCACCCCCACCCACGCCTCGTGGATGAACATGGTCGAGATCTTCTTCGGCATCGCCGAACGCCAAGCCATCCGACGCGGCACGTTCCGCTCGGTCCGCGAGCTCACGACCACGATCCGCAGGTTCATCGACCACTACAACACCGACTGCGAACCGTTCACCTGGACCAAACCCGCCGACCAGATCCTCAAGAAGGCCAAGCGTCCAACCACTTCAGAGACGGGACACTAG